From Syntrophobacterales bacterium, a single genomic window includes:
- the queC gene encoding 7-cyano-7-deazaguanine synthase QueC has protein sequence MDDTGRIGTKCLVVLSGGQDSTTCLYWAKERFHEVYTVAFDYGQRHRIELTSAETVAGFAHASAHETIDITGLMKSTSPLIDKAAHVARYDSAENLPGGIEPTFIPCRNLLFLTIAANRAVVHGIRDLVIGVSEVDYGGYPDCRSEFIRVTEDALRLGLEMEMTIHAPLIRMSKKETVLLSLALTGCMEALAWSHTCYMGATPPCGKCHACLLREKGFQEAGVEDPLIRRLRNP, from the coding sequence ATGGATGATACCGGACGGATCGGCACAAAATGCCTCGTCGTCCTGAGCGGAGGTCAGGACTCCACCACCTGCCTTTACTGGGCAAAAGAACGTTTTCATGAAGTCTATACCGTCGCGTTTGATTACGGCCAGAGGCACAGGATTGAGCTGACCTCCGCAGAAACCGTTGCCGGCTTTGCCCATGCCTCTGCTCATGAGACCATAGATATTACAGGACTTATGAAAAGCACGAGTCCGCTCATCGATAAAGCCGCTCACGTCGCCCGGTACGACAGCGCGGAGAACTTGCCCGGCGGCATAGAACCCACGTTTATCCCATGCCGCAATCTCCTGTTCCTCACTATAGCGGCAAACCGTGCGGTGGTGCATGGAATCAGAGACCTTGTCATAGGAGTCTCGGAAGTCGATTACGGCGGCTATCCCGATTGCAGGTCAGAATTCATCCGCGTCACGGAAGATGCACTCCGCCTGGGCCTTGAAATGGAAATGACGATTCATGCCCCTCTTATTCGTATGAGCAAGAAAGAGACCGTGCTCCTTAGCCTCGCCCTTACCGGCTGCATGGAGGCATTAGCCTGGAGCCACACATGCTACATGGGGGCCACGCCGCCCTGCGGCAAGTGTCATGCCTGTCTTCTCAGAGAGAAAGGGTTTCAGGAGGCGGGGGTGGAAGACCCCCTGATACGGCGCTTAAGAAATCCGTAG